The following are encoded together in the Tepidiforma bonchosmolovskayae genome:
- a CDS encoding S9 family peptidase: protein MAPEQRMFGLWPSPITPSALAVALRLNEPAWDTDGQALAWVEGRSDRGVIVTRRLDDAATRDLTPEISVRAFIGYGGGDVTLARGAAFFVGQADQRIYRQDLAGGPARPITPPFGAASSPAVSPDGRWVAYVHSFEDVDCIAVVDAEGRQWPRRLAEGRDFYMQPVWHPAGNRLAWVEWDHPSMPWDATELRLADLDTSGPLPALSASRVVAGGPEVSIFQPLFTRDGAGLCYVSDETGWGHLYRRDLATGQVRQLTSGEAEHGTPAWMHGMRTFAELPSGALAVIRSTAGFHRLVLLDPRTGTERDLSPALPGYTAFSAPAASPAAERLAVVASGGRQPPRVIAIDLADPAAPRVDVFRRSDSELVPASALSAPEPVSWTSFDGEQAHGLYYPPASDRFAGKGAPPLVVLVHGGPTSQVTATWNPQAQFFATRGYAVLLPNYRGSTGYGRAYMLKLRRSWGIYDVEDARTGALALADRGLADRSRLVIMGGSAGGFTVLQSLVQYPGVYKAAICMFGVANQFTLAADTHKFEARYLDSLLGPLPEAAAVYRERSPIFHAARIRDPIAVFQGEIDRVVPREQSDSIVASLRARGVPHEYHVYPGEGHGWRKSETIDHFYRTVEAFLRTHVLYA from the coding sequence ATGGCACCTGAGCAGCGCATGTTCGGCCTCTGGCCGAGCCCCATCACCCCGTCCGCCCTCGCGGTCGCCCTCCGCCTCAACGAGCCCGCCTGGGATACCGACGGCCAGGCCCTCGCCTGGGTCGAAGGCCGCTCCGACCGCGGCGTCATCGTCACCCGCCGCCTCGACGACGCCGCCACCCGCGACCTCACCCCCGAAATCTCCGTCCGCGCCTTCATCGGCTACGGCGGTGGCGATGTCACCCTCGCCCGCGGCGCTGCCTTCTTCGTCGGCCAGGCCGACCAGCGCATCTACCGCCAGGACCTCGCCGGGGGCCCGGCCCGCCCCATCACCCCGCCCTTCGGCGCCGCCTCGAGCCCGGCCGTCTCTCCTGATGGCCGCTGGGTCGCCTACGTTCACTCCTTCGAAGACGTCGACTGCATCGCCGTCGTCGACGCCGAAGGCCGCCAGTGGCCCCGCCGCCTCGCTGAGGGCCGCGACTTCTACATGCAGCCGGTCTGGCACCCCGCCGGGAACCGCCTGGCCTGGGTCGAGTGGGACCACCCCAGCATGCCCTGGGACGCAACCGAGCTCCGCCTTGCCGACCTCGATACCTCCGGTCCCCTCCCGGCGCTTTCCGCCTCCCGTGTCGTCGCCGGCGGCCCCGAAGTGAGCATCTTCCAGCCGCTCTTCACCCGCGACGGCGCCGGCCTCTGCTACGTCAGCGACGAAACCGGCTGGGGCCACCTCTACCGGCGCGACCTCGCGACCGGCCAGGTCCGCCAGCTCACGTCCGGCGAGGCCGAGCACGGCACCCCCGCCTGGATGCACGGCATGCGCACCTTCGCCGAGCTCCCATCCGGCGCCCTCGCCGTCATCCGCTCGACCGCAGGCTTCCACCGCCTCGTCCTGCTCGACCCGCGCACCGGCACCGAACGCGACCTCTCCCCGGCCCTGCCCGGCTACACCGCGTTCTCGGCCCCGGCCGCCTCGCCCGCCGCCGAGCGGCTCGCCGTCGTCGCCAGCGGCGGCCGGCAGCCCCCGCGCGTCATCGCCATCGACCTCGCCGACCCGGCGGCGCCCCGCGTCGACGTCTTCCGCCGCAGCGACAGCGAACTCGTCCCCGCCTCCGCGCTCTCCGCCCCCGAGCCGGTCAGCTGGACCTCCTTCGACGGCGAGCAGGCCCACGGCCTCTACTACCCGCCCGCCAGCGACCGCTTCGCAGGGAAGGGCGCGCCCCCGCTCGTTGTGCTCGTCCACGGCGGCCCGACCAGCCAGGTCACCGCTACCTGGAACCCCCAGGCCCAGTTCTTCGCCACCCGCGGCTACGCCGTCCTCCTCCCGAACTACCGCGGTTCTACCGGCTACGGCCGCGCCTACATGCTCAAGCTCCGCCGCAGCTGGGGCATCTACGACGTCGAGGATGCCCGCACCGGCGCCCTCGCCCTCGCCGACCGCGGCCTCGCCGACCGCTCCCGGCTCGTCATCATGGGCGGCAGCGCCGGCGGCTTCACCGTCCTCCAGTCGCTCGTCCAGTATCCCGGCGTCTACAAAGCCGCGATCTGCATGTTCGGCGTCGCCAACCAGTTCACCCTCGCCGCCGACACCCACAAGTTCGAGGCCCGCTACCTCGACTCCCTCCTCGGCCCCCTCCCCGAAGCTGCCGCCGTCTACCGCGAGCGCTCGCCCATCTTCCACGCCGCCCGCATCCGCGACCCCATCGCCGTCTTCCAGGGCGAAATCGACCGCGTCGTCCCGCGCGAGCAGAGCGACAGCATCGTCGCCTCCCTCCGCGCCCGCGGCGTCCCCCACGAGTACCACGTCTACCCCGGCGAAGGCCACGGCTGGCGAAAGTCCGAGACCATCGACCACTTCTACCGCACCGTCGAAGCGTTCCTCCGCACCCACGTCCTCTACGCCTGA
- the fliJ gene encoding flagellar export protein FliJ, whose product MPLSSKRLERLVRQRDLLERLQRRELAEAIALRDRRARALAEASASRDLLLDAGRPAGPVDVADLLAAGAYLQRLEHDIAAREAALAHSEEDVAEERAALMERRRDRRSLELLLERRRTEERLQRSRAESRQLDDLIAARWKPGTPATEDTP is encoded by the coding sequence ATGCCGTTGTCGTCGAAGCGGCTTGAGCGGCTCGTCCGCCAGCGCGACCTCCTCGAGCGCCTCCAGCGCCGCGAACTCGCCGAGGCCATCGCCCTCCGCGACCGCCGCGCCCGTGCCCTCGCCGAAGCCAGCGCCAGCCGCGACCTCCTCCTCGATGCAGGCCGGCCCGCCGGCCCCGTCGATGTTGCCGACCTCCTCGCCGCGGGCGCCTACCTCCAGCGCCTCGAACACGACATCGCCGCCCGCGAAGCGGCGCTCGCCCACTCCGAAGAAGATGTCGCCGAGGAGCGCGCCGCCCTCATGGAGCGCCGCCGCGACCGCCGCTCCCTCGAACTCCTGCTCGAACGCCGCCGCACCGAAGAGCGCCTCCAGCGCTCCCGCGCAGAATCCCGCCAGCTCGACGACCTCATCGCCGCCCGCTGGAAGCCCGGCACACCCGCCACGGAGGACACCCCATGA
- the fliG gene encoding flagellar motor switch protein FliG translates to MVAKDEKLKGRRKAAALLITLGKERSAEVLRHLSDEDIERLTWEISAMGELLPEQRKEVIEEFEEAAVARNVISLGGLEYAEDLLRLALGEEKAAELIDRLSATSPTVPFGFLRHLNIQQLVNFLASEHPQTIALLTSFLQPDKAAQVLAGLEPELAADVARRIALMDRANPEIVNEVEAVLRRKLSAVLQPSRVTQSVGGIEVLVQVLKQSSRMTEKTIIEALEESEPELAEQIKKRMFVFENIATLDDRSIQRILREVEVRDLALALKATSEAVKECILRNMSQRAAQMLREDMEASGPVRLRQVEEAQQRIVEVIRRLDEAEEIVISRGGDDELVG, encoded by the coding sequence ATGGTCGCCAAGGACGAGAAGCTCAAAGGCCGCCGCAAAGCCGCCGCGCTCCTCATCACCCTCGGCAAGGAGCGCTCGGCCGAGGTCCTCCGCCACCTCTCCGACGAGGACATCGAGCGCCTCACCTGGGAGATCTCGGCCATGGGCGAACTCCTCCCCGAGCAGCGCAAAGAGGTCATCGAGGAGTTCGAAGAGGCGGCCGTCGCCCGGAACGTCATCTCCCTCGGCGGCCTCGAATACGCCGAAGACCTGCTCCGCCTCGCCCTCGGCGAGGAAAAGGCCGCCGAGCTCATCGACCGCCTGTCCGCCACCTCGCCCACCGTCCCCTTCGGCTTCCTCCGCCACCTCAACATCCAGCAGCTCGTCAACTTCCTCGCCTCCGAGCACCCCCAGACCATCGCCCTTCTCACCTCCTTCCTCCAGCCGGACAAGGCCGCCCAGGTGCTCGCCGGCCTCGAGCCCGAACTTGCCGCCGATGTCGCCCGGCGCATCGCCCTCATGGACCGCGCCAACCCCGAAATCGTTAACGAGGTCGAAGCGGTCCTCCGCCGCAAGCTCAGCGCCGTCCTCCAGCCCTCACGCGTCACCCAGTCCGTCGGCGGCATCGAAGTCCTCGTCCAGGTCCTCAAGCAGTCCTCCCGCATGACGGAGAAGACCATCATCGAAGCCCTCGAAGAGAGCGAGCCTGAACTCGCCGAGCAGATCAAGAAGCGGATGTTCGTCTTCGAGAACATCGCCACCCTCGACGACCGCTCCATCCAGCGCATCCTCCGCGAGGTCGAAGTCCGCGACCTCGCCCTCGCCCTCAAGGCCACCTCCGAGGCCGTCAAGGAATGCATCCTCCGCAACATGTCCCAGCGCGCCGCCCAGATGCTCCGCGAGGACATGGAGGCCTCCGGGCCCGTCCGGCTCCGCCAGGTCGAAGAGGCCCAGCAGCGCATCGTCGAGGTCATCCGCCGGCTCGACGAGGCCGAAGAGATTGTGATCTCCCGCGGAGGCGACGATGAGCTGGTCGGCTAG
- a CDS encoding HIT domain-containing protein, with protein sequence MQDCLFCRMHRGEVPVTKVAENGHAFAIRDINPRAPIHCLIIPKTHIDNARDIEWSHAEVLAGMFVLAKDVARVEGVWEPGYRLAFNVGDAAGMTIHHLHMHLLGGRRLGPEG encoded by the coding sequence ATGCAGGACTGCCTGTTTTGCCGCATGCACCGCGGCGAGGTGCCCGTCACCAAAGTCGCCGAAAACGGCCACGCCTTCGCCATCCGCGACATCAACCCGCGAGCGCCCATCCACTGCCTCATCATCCCGAAGACGCACATCGATAACGCTCGCGACATCGAATGGAGCCACGCCGAGGTGCTCGCCGGCATGTTCGTCCTCGCCAAAGACGTCGCCCGCGTCGAAGGCGTCTGGGAGCCCGGCTACCGCCTCGCCTTCAACGTCGGGGACGCCGCCGGCATGACGATCCACCACCTTCACATGCACCTCCTCGGCGGCCGCCGCCTCGGCCCCGAAGGCTGA
- a CDS encoding FliH/SctL family protein: MSWSARPPRVIRSSRARAESDVFVVGASSPAVPVDTTVATAAEVIAAAEARAAEIIAAAEAEAARIRAAAAGEVAAAAREAAERARADGLASAEAEARGLLELVRTAAREGAAIREQVAASAGELLASAVILAVRRIVGHAYAADPALTAAACEEAVRAAAGQELVSIRVNPGVEAAVTATLGDLGAYVRPDDAVEIGGCIIDLRNGTIDATLDARLSLAELAIRRAAGVDQ; this comes from the coding sequence ATGAGCTGGTCGGCTAGACCCCCGCGCGTCATCCGCTCGTCCCGTGCCCGCGCCGAAAGCGACGTCTTCGTCGTCGGCGCCTCCTCGCCCGCCGTTCCCGTCGATACCACGGTCGCCACCGCTGCCGAGGTCATCGCCGCTGCCGAAGCCCGCGCCGCCGAGATCATCGCCGCCGCCGAAGCCGAGGCCGCCCGGATCCGCGCCGCAGCCGCCGGGGAAGTCGCTGCCGCCGCCCGCGAGGCAGCCGAACGCGCCCGGGCCGACGGCCTTGCCAGCGCCGAAGCCGAGGCGCGCGGCCTCCTCGAGCTCGTCCGCACCGCTGCCCGCGAGGGCGCCGCCATCCGCGAGCAGGTCGCTGCCTCCGCCGGCGAGCTCCTCGCCAGCGCCGTCATCCTCGCCGTCCGCCGGATCGTCGGCCACGCCTACGCCGCCGACCCTGCCCTCACCGCCGCCGCCTGCGAGGAGGCGGTCCGCGCCGCCGCCGGCCAGGAGCTTGTCAGCATCCGCGTCAACCCCGGCGTCGAAGCCGCCGTCACCGCCACACTCGGCGACCTCGGCGCCTACGTCCGCCCCGACGATGCCGTCGAAATCGGCGGCTGCATCATCGACCTCCGGAACGGCACCATCGACGCCACCCTCGATGCCCGGCTCAGCCTCGCAGAGCTCGCTATCCGCCGCGCCGCCGGGGTCGACCAGTGA
- the fliF gene encoding flagellar basal-body MS-ring/collar protein FliF produces MGNLQSTPLGPWLERWNSLPRSRQVMLAAVGIGGFLLVWVLFLSSSSPKMVTAYSGLAPEDSAAMADELESLGIPYELRGGGSAIAVPANKVAEVRIKLAQAGLPSGGAVGLEIFDKTNFGATDFVQQVNFRRGLEGELARSINTLDAVKASRVHISIPKEAVFKEDQHEATASVLLQLRPGARLSDEQVKGIVNLVANSVEGLSEKGITIIDDSGRVLFDGATFGGTFSAGATATQLDLQRQYELALQRDVSDVLARIVGPGRSAVTIRASLNFDQVTRTKDEFGTPQQAVPRSQSTVQETFNGTNLNVGNVPGTGANGGTGGGANTTANGNSQYTRTETTTNNEIPRTTSTTIQAPGKLERLSVSVVLDESVTAAQEAAITSAVAAAVGLDQVRGDVISVTRLPFDESARADLIGETPGGLAAYFEYLKLVIPILAVILAFILVMLLLRSLSKRQLRLPAPVGHQALPAGAAAALAALPSAAPQQELPVLETPSDPHEERVLRLAEANPRAVADVVQTWMRED; encoded by the coding sequence ATGGGCAATCTGCAATCCACGCCGCTCGGACCATGGCTCGAACGCTGGAACTCTCTCCCCCGCTCCCGCCAGGTCATGCTCGCGGCCGTCGGCATCGGCGGATTCCTGCTCGTCTGGGTGCTGTTCCTCTCCTCCTCCAGCCCGAAGATGGTCACCGCCTACTCCGGCCTCGCCCCCGAAGACAGCGCCGCCATGGCCGACGAGCTCGAGTCGCTCGGCATCCCCTATGAGCTCCGCGGCGGCGGCTCCGCCATCGCCGTCCCCGCGAACAAGGTCGCCGAGGTCCGCATCAAGCTCGCCCAGGCCGGCCTCCCCTCCGGCGGCGCCGTCGGCCTCGAAATCTTCGACAAAACCAACTTCGGCGCGACCGACTTCGTCCAGCAGGTCAACTTCCGCCGCGGCCTCGAAGGCGAACTCGCCCGCTCCATCAACACCCTCGATGCGGTCAAAGCCTCCCGCGTCCACATCTCCATCCCCAAAGAGGCCGTTTTCAAGGAAGACCAGCACGAGGCCACCGCCAGCGTCCTCCTCCAGCTGCGTCCCGGCGCCCGCCTCTCCGACGAGCAGGTCAAAGGCATCGTCAATCTCGTCGCCAACTCCGTCGAAGGGCTCTCCGAAAAGGGCATCACCATCATCGACGACTCCGGCCGCGTCCTCTTCGATGGCGCTACCTTCGGCGGCACCTTCTCCGCCGGCGCCACCGCCACCCAGCTCGACCTCCAGCGCCAGTACGAACTCGCCCTCCAGCGCGACGTCAGCGATGTCCTCGCCCGCATCGTCGGCCCCGGCCGCAGCGCTGTCACCATCCGCGCCAGCCTGAATTTCGACCAGGTCACCCGGACGAAGGACGAGTTCGGCACCCCCCAGCAGGCCGTGCCCCGCTCCCAGTCCACCGTCCAGGAGACCTTCAACGGCACCAACCTCAACGTCGGCAACGTCCCCGGCACGGGAGCCAACGGCGGCACCGGCGGCGGCGCCAACACCACCGCCAACGGCAACTCCCAGTACACCCGCACCGAAACCACCACCAACAACGAAATCCCCAGGACCACCTCCACCACCATCCAGGCCCCCGGCAAGCTCGAGCGCCTCAGCGTCTCCGTTGTCCTCGACGAATCCGTCACCGCCGCCCAGGAGGCCGCCATCACCAGCGCCGTCGCCGCTGCCGTCGGCCTCGACCAGGTCCGCGGCGACGTCATCAGCGTCACCCGCCTCCCCTTCGACGAAAGCGCCCGCGCCGACCTCATCGGCGAAACCCCCGGCGGCCTGGCCGCCTACTTCGAATACCTGAAGCTCGTCATTCCCATCCTCGCCGTCATCCTCGCCTTCATCCTGGTCATGCTCCTCCTCCGCTCGCTGTCAAAGCGACAGCTCCGCCTGCCCGCCCCCGTCGGCCACCAGGCCCTCCCCGCAGGCGCAGCCGCGGCCCTCGCCGCCCTCCCCAGCGCGGCGCCGCAGCAGGAGCTGCCCGTCCTCGAAACCCCCTCCGACCCCCACGAAGAGCGCGTCCTCCGCCTCGCCGAGGCCAACCCCCGCGCCGTCGCCGACGTCGTCCAAACCTGGATGAGGGAAGACTAG
- a CDS encoding FliI/YscN family ATPase produces the protein MSAVLEAITRALAGASLYRRTGTLLHANGDMAVAAGINLQPGELVFIQDPSGAPIPAEAAGAAPGIAHLALLERAVLPAGARVFATGFPPLAPVGASLLGRILDGLGRPIDGGPVPEGVRWVTAAAEPPHPLDREPIARPLPSGVRAVDGFLTLGRGQRVGIFAGSGVGKSTLLGMLARGTRADVTVIALIGERGREVRDFIEHDLGREALRSCVVVASTGDNPAAMRICAARTATAIAEGFRDEGADVLLLFDSLTRVAMARREIGLAAGEPPTARGYPPSVFSMLPHLMERAGPGAAGSITAIYTVLVDGEDMDEPIADLARATLDGHIVLRRALAAAGHYPPIDVLQSVSRLMDRVASPAHREAARRIRQLLAAYEDARDLVAIGAYSRGADPLVDRALELLPAVNAFLRQRADDVTAFDDAVAALCAIDPEFEDATASPGPGASAGPASEPGEVTDAVVVEAA, from the coding sequence GTGAGCGCCGTCCTCGAAGCCATCACCCGCGCCCTCGCCGGCGCCAGCCTCTACCGCCGCACCGGCACCCTCCTCCACGCAAACGGCGACATGGCCGTCGCCGCCGGCATCAACCTCCAGCCCGGTGAGCTCGTCTTCATCCAGGACCCGTCCGGCGCCCCCATCCCCGCCGAGGCGGCCGGGGCGGCGCCAGGCATCGCCCACCTTGCCCTGCTCGAGCGGGCCGTCCTCCCGGCCGGCGCCCGCGTGTTTGCCACCGGGTTCCCGCCTCTCGCCCCCGTCGGCGCCTCGCTGCTCGGCCGCATCCTCGACGGCCTCGGCCGACCGATCGACGGCGGTCCGGTCCCCGAAGGCGTGCGCTGGGTCACCGCCGCCGCCGAGCCGCCCCACCCGCTTGACCGCGAGCCGATCGCTCGCCCGCTCCCCAGCGGCGTCCGCGCTGTCGATGGCTTTCTCACCCTCGGCCGCGGCCAGCGCGTCGGCATCTTCGCCGGCTCGGGCGTCGGCAAGAGCACCCTCCTCGGCATGCTCGCCCGCGGCACCCGCGCCGATGTCACCGTCATCGCCCTCATCGGCGAGCGCGGCCGCGAAGTCCGCGATTTCATCGAACACGACCTCGGCCGCGAAGCGCTCCGAAGTTGCGTCGTCGTCGCCTCCACCGGCGATAACCCCGCCGCCATGCGCATCTGCGCTGCCCGGACCGCCACCGCCATCGCCGAAGGCTTCCGCGACGAAGGTGCCGATGTCCTCCTCCTCTTCGACAGCCTCACCCGCGTCGCCATGGCCCGCCGCGAAATCGGCCTCGCTGCCGGCGAACCCCCAACCGCCCGCGGCTACCCGCCCTCCGTCTTCTCCATGCTGCCCCACCTCATGGAGCGCGCCGGCCCCGGCGCAGCCGGCTCCATCACCGCCATCTACACCGTCCTCGTCGATGGCGAAGACATGGACGAGCCGATCGCCGACCTCGCCCGCGCCACCCTCGACGGCCACATCGTCCTCCGCCGGGCCCTCGCTGCCGCCGGCCACTACCCGCCCATCGACGTCCTCCAGAGTGTCTCCCGCCTCATGGACCGCGTTGCCAGCCCGGCCCACCGCGAAGCCGCCCGCCGCATCCGCCAGCTTCTCGCCGCCTACGAGGACGCCCGCGACCTCGTCGCCATCGGAGCCTACAGCCGCGGCGCCGACCCCCTCGTCGATCGTGCCCTCGAACTGCTCCCGGCCGTCAACGCCTTCCTCCGCCAGCGCGCCGATGACGTCACCGCGTTCGATGACGCCGTCGCCGCCCTGTGCGCCATCGACCCGGAATTCGAAGACGCGACCGCCAGTCCCGGCCCAGGCGCTTCCGCCGGGCCCGCATCCGAACCAGGGGAGGTGACCGATGCCGTTGTCGTCGAAGCGGCTTGA
- a CDS encoding flavin reductase family protein: MGADFAGEARTGYVRRQMTQPAGSILSEFWSPLCAVGSHGPAGPNAQICLSVFGASIVPERPRLLVVLWKRNYTCELVAETGTLALTVLAEGQEGLLVPLGLRSGREGPKLDGLAYRLTQDGDPVFAGGAGWLRGRVLERFDLGDATAFLVAVTETGAGSGRPLRWQTAQAAVGAEFLERWAEKSARDRAAAAEAMRWLPMES, encoded by the coding sequence ATGGGGGCGGACTTTGCGGGCGAAGCGCGGACCGGGTACGTTCGCCGGCAGATGACGCAGCCGGCGGGGAGCATCCTTTCGGAGTTCTGGTCGCCGCTGTGTGCGGTGGGCAGCCACGGGCCGGCGGGGCCGAACGCACAGATCTGCCTCTCGGTGTTCGGGGCCTCGATTGTGCCGGAGCGGCCGCGGCTGCTGGTGGTGCTTTGGAAGAGGAACTACACATGCGAGCTGGTGGCGGAAACCGGGACGCTGGCGCTCACGGTGCTGGCCGAGGGGCAGGAGGGACTGCTCGTTCCGCTGGGGCTTCGGAGCGGGAGGGAGGGGCCGAAGCTCGACGGGCTGGCGTACCGGCTGACGCAGGACGGGGACCCGGTCTTCGCGGGCGGGGCCGGCTGGCTCCGGGGGCGGGTGCTCGAGCGGTTCGACCTCGGGGATGCGACGGCGTTCCTCGTCGCGGTGACGGAGACAGGCGCGGGCAGCGGCCGGCCGCTGCGGTGGCAGACTGCGCAGGCCGCCGTCGGGGCGGAGTTCCTCGAGCGGTGGGCCGAGAAGAGTGCGCGCGACCGGGCCGCGGCGGCGGAGGCGATGCGCTGGCTGCCGATGGAGAGCTGA
- the yqeK gene encoding bis(5'-nucleosyl)-tetraphosphatase (symmetrical) YqeK: MSTIRQQIDAVRAGYARLPAGLLAHVERVVAEALDLAARWDLDPDRVELAAWGHDLFRAHPPAEQLRLAAEAGLPITETDRLEPVLLHGPIAAVVLRERFGVTDDEALAAVRDHTLGAADMPLIAKVILLADKFEPRKRQRTPVMREIRRLARRDLDTALLCWADWKWVEERTHGWASHPAHWAARVRWVAEHHADRALPPILPLDEADPAFDA, encoded by the coding sequence ATGAGCACCATCCGCCAGCAGATCGACGCCGTCCGCGCCGGGTACGCCCGCCTCCCCGCCGGCCTCCTCGCCCACGTCGAACGGGTCGTCGCCGAAGCCCTCGACCTCGCCGCCCGCTGGGACCTCGACCCCGACCGCGTCGAACTCGCCGCCTGGGGCCACGACCTCTTCCGCGCCCACCCGCCCGCCGAGCAGCTCCGCCTCGCCGCCGAGGCCGGCCTCCCGATCACGGAAACCGACCGCCTCGAGCCGGTCCTGCTCCATGGCCCCATCGCCGCCGTCGTACTCCGCGAACGGTTCGGCGTCACCGACGACGAAGCCCTCGCCGCCGTCCGCGACCACACCCTCGGCGCCGCCGACATGCCCCTCATCGCGAAAGTCATCCTCCTCGCCGATAAGTTCGAACCCCGCAAGCGCCAGCGCACCCCTGTGATGCGCGAGATCCGCCGCCTCGCCCGGCGCGACCTCGATACCGCCCTCCTCTGCTGGGCCGACTGGAAGTGGGTCGAAGAGCGAACCCACGGCTGGGCCAGCCACCCCGCCCACTGGGCCGCCCGCGTCCGCTGGGTCGCCGAGCACCACGCCGACCGCGCCCTGCCGCCCATCCTCCCCCTCGACGAGGCCGACCCGGCGTTCGACGCATAG
- the flgC gene encoding flagellar basal body rod protein FlgC produces the protein MSLIRAIASSASGLAAQRVRMDVVANNVANIDTTATPEGGPYRRQVVRFASGDPALPFSGVIRKFLGGGSTGVVLTQVAVDTQTPGRTVYDPSHPDADPVTGYLEMPNVDLVQEMTDLTSANRSYQANVTVLNAVKQMALRALDITSR, from the coding sequence ATGAGCCTCATCCGCGCCATCGCCTCCTCCGCCTCCGGCCTCGCCGCCCAGCGCGTCCGCATGGACGTCGTCGCCAACAACGTCGCCAACATCGATACCACCGCAACCCCCGAGGGCGGCCCCTACCGCCGCCAGGTCGTCCGTTTCGCCTCTGGCGACCCGGCCCTCCCCTTCTCCGGCGTCATCCGCAAGTTCCTCGGCGGCGGCTCCACCGGCGTCGTCCTTACCCAGGTTGCCGTCGACACCCAAACTCCCGGCCGCACCGTCTACGACCCCTCCCACCCCGACGCCGACCCCGTCACCGGCTACCTCGAAATGCCCAACGTCGACCTCGTCCAGGAGATGACCGACCTCACCTCCGCCAACCGCTCCTACCAGGCCAACGTCACCGTCCTCAACGCCGTCAAGCAGATGGCGCTTCGCGCCCTCGATATCACCAGCAGATAG
- the fliE gene encoding flagellar hook-basal body complex protein FliE, translating into MDIAPIQSQRPLAQTGATAAAPAAGFADLLGRALGQLQAVSDNADAKVNALAAGQDVELHDVMLAVETESLAISLATQVRNKAVEAYQEVFRMQI; encoded by the coding sequence GTGGACATCGCACCGATTCAGAGCCAGCGTCCCCTCGCACAGACTGGAGCCACGGCGGCTGCACCCGCAGCCGGGTTCGCTGACCTTCTCGGACGCGCGCTCGGCCAGCTCCAGGCCGTCAGCGACAACGCCGACGCGAAGGTCAACGCCCTCGCAGCGGGCCAGGACGTCGAACTCCACGACGTCATGCTCGCCGTCGAAACCGAAAGCCTGGCGATCTCCCTCGCCACCCAGGTCCGCAACAAGGCCGTCGAGGCCTACCAGGAAGTCTTCCGGATGCAAATCTGA
- the flgB gene encoding flagellar basal body rod protein FlgB, with amino-acid sequence MNPIADRGIAQVTAWLAGLGRRQGAIANNIANIDTPGYVRQEVNFETELQRAFGRQSARLAATDPRHIAAPVHRRDQLGLDPQQLLTSTRRDGNTVDVDQEMVLLAETQMRYQAAAQVLSRKLNNIRTAING; translated from the coding sequence ATGAACCCCATCGCCGACCGCGGCATCGCCCAGGTAACCGCCTGGCTCGCGGGCCTCGGCCGCCGCCAGGGCGCCATCGCCAACAACATCGCCAACATCGATACCCCCGGCTACGTCCGCCAGGAGGTCAACTTCGAAACCGAGCTCCAGCGCGCCTTCGGCCGCCAGTCTGCCCGGCTCGCCGCCACCGACCCCCGCCACATCGCCGCCCCGGTGCATCGACGCGACCAGCTCGGCCTCGACCCCCAGCAGCTCCTCACCTCCACTCGCCGCGACGGCAACACCGTCGACGTCGACCAGGAGATGGTCCTCCTCGCCGAGACCCAGATGCGCTACCAGGCCGCTGCCCAGGTCCTCTCCCGCAAGCTCAACAACATCCGCACCGCCATCAACGGCTAA